The Caulobacter sp. FWC26 genome contains a region encoding:
- the recG gene encoding ATP-dependent DNA helicase RecG: MRPEILFPLFTAVSTLKGVGPRVAPLVERLAGPIVRDVLFTAPTGLIRRTPTTVDQAVENQVQTFLVTIDSHQPPHRLGQPWKIRAWDGTGFLTLVWFKGHGPHLERQHPKGARRAVSGKVERPEGFASELQIAHPDYIVAEEKAGGIPLVETVYPATQGLPSRTFRKFALESLERAPSLPEWQDAAWREREKLPSWREALAALHAPTGEADLSPLARPRRRLAYDELLAHQLALAQRKAARRSHPGPRIPAGPLADAAEKALPFRLTGAQIRALSEVRGDLASGERMSRLLQGDVGSGKTVVAMLAMADAASAGLQSALMAPTEILARQHFETIAAPLEALGLSVILLTGRDKGTARAGKLAGLASGAHHIAVGTHALFQDDVVFRSLALTIIDEQHRFGVNERRRLQDKGDGVHLLAMSATPIPRTLELTVFGDLDVSRIDEKPPGRTPVATRAAPTSRVPEIIERLRGAISGGAQSFWICPLVSESEKVDLRAAEDRAADLARHLPGVGLVHGQMPPAEKDSVMQRFVDGEVSVLVATTVVEVGVNVPNASIMVIEHADRFGLAQLHQLRGRVGRGTRESACVLLYDPPLSEVAQQRLDILRRSDDGFEIAEKDLELRGGGDPLGLKQSGFPAYRLADPVAHRDLIAVAADDARLILARDPELSSPRGQALRTLQELFDWKPAAPLNEAG, encoded by the coding sequence ATGCGCCCGGAGATTCTTTTCCCCCTGTTCACCGCCGTGTCCACGCTCAAGGGCGTGGGTCCCAGGGTCGCGCCGCTGGTCGAAAGACTGGCCGGCCCGATCGTGCGCGACGTGTTGTTCACCGCGCCCACGGGCCTGATCCGGCGAACCCCGACCACCGTCGATCAGGCCGTCGAGAACCAAGTTCAGACCTTTCTGGTCACGATCGACAGTCATCAGCCGCCGCATCGCCTGGGACAGCCCTGGAAGATCCGGGCCTGGGACGGAACGGGGTTTCTCACCCTGGTCTGGTTCAAGGGCCACGGGCCGCATCTGGAACGCCAGCACCCTAAGGGCGCGCGCCGCGCGGTCAGCGGCAAGGTCGAACGCCCTGAAGGCTTCGCCTCCGAACTGCAGATCGCTCACCCGGATTACATCGTCGCCGAGGAGAAGGCCGGCGGTATTCCGCTGGTCGAAACCGTTTATCCGGCCACCCAGGGCCTGCCTTCCCGAACCTTCCGCAAGTTCGCGCTGGAATCGCTTGAACGCGCCCCTTCGTTGCCGGAGTGGCAGGACGCCGCTTGGCGCGAACGCGAGAAACTGCCCAGCTGGCGCGAGGCGCTGGCGGCGCTCCACGCGCCCACCGGCGAGGCCGACCTGTCGCCCCTGGCGCGGCCGCGCCGACGTCTGGCCTATGACGAACTGCTGGCGCACCAACTGGCCTTGGCCCAACGCAAGGCCGCCCGCAGGTCACATCCCGGCCCGCGCATCCCGGCGGGCCCGCTGGCGGACGCCGCCGAGAAGGCCCTGCCCTTCCGATTGACCGGAGCACAAATCCGCGCCCTCTCCGAAGTCCGGGGCGATCTGGCGTCCGGCGAACGAATGAGTCGCCTGCTGCAGGGCGATGTGGGCTCGGGCAAGACCGTGGTGGCGATGCTAGCCATGGCCGACGCCGCCAGTGCGGGGCTGCAGTCGGCCTTGATGGCTCCGACGGAAATCCTGGCGCGCCAGCACTTCGAGACCATCGCCGCCCCTCTGGAAGCGCTGGGCCTGTCGGTGATCCTGCTGACGGGCCGAGACAAGGGGACGGCTCGTGCTGGCAAGCTAGCGGGCCTGGCGTCGGGCGCCCACCACATCGCCGTCGGCACCCACGCCCTGTTCCAGGACGATGTCGTCTTCCGATCCCTGGCCTTGACCATTATCGACGAGCAGCATCGCTTCGGGGTCAATGAACGCCGTCGCCTGCAAGACAAGGGGGACGGGGTCCACCTGCTGGCCATGTCCGCCACGCCGATCCCGCGCACGCTGGAACTGACGGTGTTTGGCGACCTGGACGTGTCCCGGATCGACGAGAAACCACCGGGACGCACGCCTGTCGCCACCCGCGCCGCGCCGACCTCGCGCGTACCGGAGATCATCGAGCGGCTGCGCGGGGCCATCTCAGGTGGGGCTCAGTCTTTCTGGATCTGCCCGCTGGTGTCGGAGTCCGAGAAGGTCGATCTACGCGCCGCCGAGGATCGCGCGGCCGACCTGGCCCGCCACTTGCCCGGCGTGGGCCTCGTCCACGGCCAGATGCCGCCGGCCGAGAAGGACTCGGTCATGCAACGTTTCGTCGACGGCGAGGTAAGTGTGCTGGTGGCGACCACGGTGGTCGAGGTCGGGGTCAATGTGCCCAACGCCAGCATCATGGTGATCGAGCACGCCGATCGCTTTGGCCTGGCCCAGCTTCACCAACTGCGGGGCCGGGTGGGCCGAGGGACGCGGGAGAGCGCGTGCGTACTGCTCTACGATCCCCCGCTGTCGGAGGTGGCCCAGCAGCGCCTCGACATCCTGCGTCGCAGCGACGATGGCTTCGAGATCGCCGAGAAGGACCTGGAGCTGCGTGGCGGCGGCGACCCGCTAGGCCTCAAGCAGAGCGGCTTTCCGGCCTATCGCTTGGCTGACCCCGTGGCCCACCGCGACCTTATCGCGGTCGCGGCCGACGACGCCCGCCTGATCCTGGCGCGCGATCCCGAGCTCTCCTCGCCACGGGGTCAGGCGCTGCGAACGCTGCAGGAGTTGTTCGATTGGAAGCCGGCCGCGCCCTTGAACGAGGCCGGCTAA
- the rfaD gene encoding ADP-glyceromanno-heptose 6-epimerase: MSRRIVLVTGGAGFVGSNIVARLCEDPELDVVVCDRLRDAASGKWRNIAKHPIADFVAPEQLFDWLAKRGAELELVIHMGAVSSTTEIDADKIVQSNFVLSRDLWDWCAQRGKRLIYASSAATYGDGALGFDGKDDLASLQALRPLNAYGWSKALFDIYAVREAQRGRAPAQWAGLKFFNVYGPNEDHKGGMKSVVAQIWPRIAAGEGVKLFKSHHPDYEDGGQLRDFVYVRDVVDVVGWLAKSPAVNGVFNLGSGQARSFRDLAVATFEAAGRAPDITYIDMPEVLRGKYQYYTQADMSRLRAAGYDAPMTALEDGVADYVAGYLNTDDPYR, from the coding sequence ATGAGCCGCCGCATCGTCCTGGTCACCGGCGGCGCCGGCTTCGTCGGTTCGAACATCGTCGCCCGGCTCTGCGAGGACCCAGAGTTGGATGTCGTGGTCTGCGATCGCCTGCGCGACGCGGCCAGCGGCAAGTGGCGCAACATCGCCAAGCATCCGATCGCCGACTTCGTCGCGCCCGAGCAGTTGTTCGACTGGCTTGCCAAGCGCGGCGCCGAGCTTGAGCTCGTGATCCACATGGGCGCGGTGTCCTCGACCACCGAGATCGACGCCGACAAGATCGTGCAGTCCAACTTCGTGCTTTCGCGGGATCTGTGGGACTGGTGCGCCCAGCGCGGCAAGCGCCTGATCTACGCCTCGTCGGCCGCCACCTATGGCGACGGCGCTCTGGGCTTTGATGGCAAGGACGATCTGGCCTCGCTGCAGGCCCTGCGGCCCTTGAACGCCTATGGCTGGTCCAAGGCCCTGTTCGACATCTATGCAGTGCGCGAGGCCCAGCGCGGCCGCGCGCCGGCGCAGTGGGCGGGGCTGAAGTTCTTCAACGTCTACGGGCCCAACGAGGACCACAAGGGCGGCATGAAGTCGGTCGTGGCCCAGATCTGGCCGCGCATCGCGGCGGGTGAGGGGGTGAAGCTCTTCAAGTCGCATCACCCGGACTACGAGGACGGCGGCCAACTGCGCGACTTCGTCTATGTCCGCGACGTGGTCGACGTGGTCGGCTGGCTGGCTAAGAGCCCGGCGGTCAACGGCGTCTTCAATCTCGGCTCGGGCCAGGCGCGCTCGTTCCGCGATCTCGCCGTCGCCACCTTCGAAGCGGCGGGCCGCGCGCCGGACATCACCTATATCGACATGCCCGAGGTGCTGCGCGGCAAGTACCAATACTACACCCAGGCCGACATGAGCCGTCTGCGCGCCGCCGGTTACGACGCCCCGATGACCGCGCTGGAGGACGGCGTGGCCGACTATGTGGCCGGCTATCTGAACACCGACGATCCCTACCGCTGA
- a CDS encoding phosphotransferase family protein — protein sequence MDVATALDRLAPQLSPSATGVVNARRLSGGASLETWAFDLSDGTPLILRRRPEAALPRETALPLASEAALIRAAEAAGAPTPTVLRVCTPDDQLGEAYVMRRLEGETLGRRITRDEAFASVRPGLARRCGEVLARIHAAPTTDLPPLATSDARGELERYEAIYRSLEARRPILEAAFRWLEAVAPAPPERPVLVHGDFRNGNLMIHPERGLVGVLDWELAHLGDPAEDLGWICVNSWRFGAWRSPVGGFGDYAELLAGHGGDISLDRVQFWQALGSLKWAVMCLMMYQSFATGADPSIERAMIGRRTSEAEIDLVTLMEGAT from the coding sequence ATGGATGTCGCCACCGCTCTCGATCGCCTCGCGCCGCAGCTTTCACCGTCCGCGACCGGTGTGGTCAACGCGCGCCGTTTGTCTGGTGGCGCCAGCCTGGAAACCTGGGCCTTCGACCTCAGCGACGGAACGCCCCTGATCCTGCGTCGCAGGCCTGAGGCCGCGCTGCCCCGCGAAACCGCCCTCCCGCTGGCGTCGGAAGCGGCGCTGATCCGCGCGGCCGAGGCGGCCGGCGCACCGACCCCGACCGTGCTGCGGGTTTGCACGCCCGATGACCAACTGGGCGAGGCCTATGTCATGCGGCGGCTGGAGGGCGAGACCCTAGGCCGGCGCATCACGCGCGACGAAGCCTTTGCATCAGTCCGGCCCGGCCTGGCGCGACGCTGCGGCGAGGTTCTGGCGCGGATTCACGCTGCGCCGACGACCGATCTGCCGCCTCTGGCGACGTCGGACGCGCGCGGCGAGCTGGAGCGTTACGAAGCCATCTACCGCAGTCTCGAGGCCCGCCGCCCGATTCTGGAGGCCGCCTTCCGTTGGTTGGAAGCGGTCGCGCCGGCGCCCCCCGAACGGCCCGTTCTCGTCCACGGGGATTTCCGGAACGGCAATCTGATGATCCACCCCGAGCGCGGTCTCGTGGGCGTGCTCGACTGGGAGCTGGCGCACCTGGGCGATCCCGCCGAAGACCTGGGCTGGATCTGCGTCAACTCGTGGAGGTTTGGCGCGTGGCGCAGCCCCGTCGGCGGTTTTGGCGACTATGCCGAGCTGTTGGCCGGCCATGGCGGCGACATATCGCTGGACCGCGTCCAGTTCTGGCAGGCGCTGGGTTCGCTGAAATGGGCGGTGATGTGCCTGATGATGTACCAGAGCTTCGCAACAGGCGCAGACCCCTCGATCGAGCGCGCAATGATTGGCCGCCGGACCAGCGAGGCCGAGATTGACCTGGTGACCCTGATGGAGGGCGCAACGTGA
- a CDS encoding hydroxymethylglutaryl-CoA synthase family protein, whose product MVGIAAWGAYAPRLRLSRKAVTEANAWVAPNLKAKGKGERSMANWDEDALTMAVEAARDALGPDDDRSHISSLYFASTTAPFADRLNAGVVSAALTLEKSITASDVTGSQRCGLTALGQALAAGGTSLVAVGEHRKARAVSAQELDFGDGAAAFMISDDPGAAEFLGRGSITDDFVDHFRGDDGGFDYYWEERWIRDEGIVKLVPPAIRKALEVSGVSASDIDHFCFPSTFAGMAATVAKSVGIKPEAVRDNLAAVMGEAGCAHGPIMLAHALEQAKAGEVILVAQFGQGAEALVFRATGQGARPARGVTGSLADREVETNYLKFLTFNGLIDWDKGMRAEKDNKTALTTLYRNEDMILGLVGGRCRETGVIQFPRTRISVAPNNPAVDTQEPYKFAERRASILSYSADYLTFSMAPPNHYGMVVFEGGGRIMMDITDVSPGDVETGLPVRMVFRIKEVDEKRGFVRYFWKATLDRAAIAAQTAQAAE is encoded by the coding sequence ATGGTCGGCATCGCCGCCTGGGGCGCCTATGCGCCGCGATTGCGTTTGAGCCGCAAGGCCGTTACCGAGGCCAACGCCTGGGTCGCGCCCAATCTCAAGGCCAAGGGCAAGGGCGAGCGATCCATGGCCAACTGGGACGAGGACGCCCTGACCATGGCGGTCGAGGCGGCGCGCGACGCCCTCGGTCCCGACGATGATCGCTCGCACATCAGCAGCCTCTATTTCGCCTCGACGACCGCGCCGTTCGCCGACCGACTGAACGCGGGCGTCGTCTCGGCGGCGCTCACCCTTGAGAAGTCGATTACGGCCAGTGACGTGACGGGCTCGCAGCGTTGCGGGCTGACGGCGCTGGGGCAGGCGCTGGCTGCGGGCGGAACCTCTCTCGTCGCGGTGGGCGAACACCGCAAGGCCCGTGCGGTCTCGGCTCAGGAGCTGGACTTCGGCGACGGCGCGGCCGCCTTCATGATCTCTGACGATCCCGGCGCGGCCGAGTTCCTAGGACGCGGCAGCATCACCGATGACTTCGTCGACCACTTCCGCGGTGATGACGGGGGCTTTGACTACTACTGGGAAGAGCGCTGGATCCGCGACGAGGGCATCGTCAAACTGGTCCCGCCGGCGATCCGCAAGGCGCTGGAGGTTTCGGGGGTAAGTGCTTCGGATATCGATCATTTCTGCTTCCCGTCGACGTTCGCCGGCATGGCCGCCACCGTGGCGAAGTCGGTCGGGATCAAGCCGGAGGCGGTCCGCGACAACCTCGCCGCCGTTATGGGCGAGGCGGGCTGCGCGCATGGTCCGATCATGCTGGCCCACGCGTTGGAGCAGGCGAAGGCCGGCGAGGTCATCCTGGTCGCCCAGTTCGGCCAGGGCGCTGAGGCCCTGGTGTTCCGCGCCACGGGCCAGGGCGCGCGTCCGGCGCGGGGCGTAACCGGTTCGCTCGCGGATCGAGAAGTCGAGACCAACTATCTGAAGTTCCTGACCTTCAACGGCCTTATTGACTGGGACAAGGGCATGCGGGCCGAGAAGGACAACAAGACGGCCCTGACGACCCTCTATCGCAACGAGGACATGATCCTGGGCCTTGTGGGCGGTCGCTGCCGCGAGACGGGGGTCATCCAGTTCCCGCGCACCCGCATCTCGGTGGCCCCGAACAATCCCGCTGTCGACACCCAGGAGCCGTACAAGTTCGCCGAACGTCGTGCGAGCATTCTCAGTTACTCGGCTGATTATCTGACGTTTTCGATGGCTCCGCCGAACCACTACGGGATGGTCGTCTTCGAGGGCGGTGGTCGAATCATGATGGACATCACTGACGTCTCGCCGGGCGACGTCGAGACCGGCCTGCCGGTGCGGATGGTGTTCCGCATCAAGGAGGTCGACGAGAAGCGCGGCTTCGTCCGCTACTTCTGGAAGGCCACGCTCGACCGGGCCGCCATCGCCGCGCAAACCGCTCAAGCAGCCGAATAG
- a CDS encoding DUF3089 domain-containing protein — translation MSGSFKGFKRWIFAGAALFLALILAAAFIWRYDILSNALDPKIPFLTYKPPPAPDYGKREAWALLPGRAETPTAADPSVDVFFVHPTTFDGGRDWNGGIDQPKAQRFLSRVVLPNYAGPFERVGRLFAPRYRQASLYTYLTLRDDARDARRFAYGDVLQAFRAYVSRYGQDRPFVIVGVEQGGSLAARLLREEIAGKPELKRRLVAAYLIETVVPADEYGPEAPLPACERRGQIRCVAAWASAQEGDFRAAQELTGRSLVWDGADQLVNLEHRQPLCFNPLLGGVTLERAPARMNLGAANATGLDWGARPAFLQRQVAARCENGLLRTSRPKSSALRDSGSWADRRKVAAFNLFYADIEADALARAEVQIGRPLSPVANVEQGG, via the coding sequence ATGAGCGGCTCGTTCAAAGGCTTCAAGCGCTGGATCTTCGCGGGGGCGGCGCTGTTCCTGGCGCTGATCCTCGCGGCCGCCTTCATCTGGCGCTACGACATCCTCAGCAACGCGCTCGATCCCAAGATCCCGTTCCTGACTTACAAGCCGCCGCCCGCGCCGGACTATGGCAAGCGCGAGGCCTGGGCCCTGCTGCCGGGGCGCGCCGAAACGCCGACAGCCGCCGATCCGTCGGTGGACGTGTTCTTCGTCCATCCCACCACCTTCGACGGTGGGCGCGACTGGAATGGCGGCATCGACCAGCCCAAGGCGCAGAGGTTCCTGTCGCGGGTGGTGCTGCCCAACTACGCGGGGCCGTTCGAGCGGGTGGGGCGTCTGTTTGCGCCTCGTTATCGTCAGGCCAGCCTCTACACCTATCTGACCCTGCGCGACGACGCGCGCGACGCCCGCCGCTTCGCCTATGGCGACGTGCTGCAGGCCTTCCGCGCTTATGTCTCGCGTTACGGTCAGGACCGTCCCTTCGTGATCGTCGGCGTCGAACAGGGGGGATCCCTGGCCGCGCGACTGTTGCGCGAGGAGATCGCCGGCAAGCCGGAGCTGAAGCGACGACTTGTCGCCGCCTATCTGATCGAAACTGTTGTGCCCGCCGACGAGTACGGCCCCGAGGCGCCGCTGCCGGCCTGCGAACGTCGGGGTCAAATCCGCTGCGTCGCGGCCTGGGCCTCGGCGCAGGAGGGAGATTTCCGCGCCGCCCAGGAGCTTACCGGACGGTCTCTGGTCTGGGACGGCGCCGATCAGCTGGTGAATCTCGAGCATCGCCAGCCCCTTTGCTTCAATCCGCTGCTCGGCGGTGTGACGCTTGAGCGCGCGCCGGCGCGGATGAACCTCGGCGCGGCCAACGCCACAGGTCTGGACTGGGGTGCTCGTCCGGCGTTCTTGCAGCGGCAGGTGGCGGCGCGATGCGAGAACGGCCTGCTGCGCACCAGCCGTCCCAAGTCCAGTGCATTGCGCGACAGCGGCTCCTGGGCCGATCGGCGCAAGGTCGCCGCCTTCAATCTGTTCTATGCCGACATCGAAGCCGACGCCCTGGCGCGCGCCGAGGTCCAGATCGGTCGACCGCTAAGTCCTGTCGCTAACGTCGAGCAAGGCGGCTAG
- a CDS encoding acetyl-CoA acetyltransferase, translated as MPQGIRDKVAILGMGCSKFGERWDAGPDDLMVEAYLEAMQDAGIEPTQLDAAWFSTHIDEIGSGKGGTPLSIALRLPNIAVTRVENFCASGSEAFRGAVYAVAAGAADIALAVGVEKLKDTGYGGLPVANPGTLSPQVMPNGSAPGNFAQLASAYRAKHGVSKEDLKRAIAHVSVKSHANGAKNPKAHLRKPITEEQALNAPLIAEPLGLFDCCGVSDGAAAAIVTTPEIARALGKHDLVTVKALQLSVSNGYESQYNGWDGSHFHTARIAAGKAYKEAGIERPREQISMMEVHDCFSVTELVTMEDLFISPEGKGWRDVLDGFYDADGGVPCQIDGGLKCFGHPIGASGLRMLYEMYLQLQGRAGERQLANPVFGMTHNLGGAPASNVCSVAIIGQEGA; from the coding sequence ATGCCTCAAGGTATTCGCGACAAGGTCGCCATTCTCGGGATGGGCTGCAGCAAGTTCGGCGAGCGTTGGGACGCCGGGCCTGACGACCTGATGGTCGAAGCCTATCTGGAGGCCATGCAGGACGCCGGCATTGAGCCGACCCAGCTGGACGCGGCCTGGTTCTCCACCCACATCGACGAGATCGGCTCGGGCAAAGGCGGCACGCCGCTGTCGATAGCCTTGCGACTGCCCAACATCGCCGTGACGCGGGTCGAGAACTTCTGCGCGTCCGGTTCAGAAGCCTTCCGGGGGGCGGTCTATGCGGTGGCGGCCGGCGCGGCCGACATCGCCCTGGCGGTCGGGGTCGAGAAGCTGAAGGACACCGGCTACGGCGGCCTGCCGGTCGCCAATCCCGGCACGCTCAGCCCGCAGGTGATGCCGAACGGCTCGGCGCCCGGAAACTTCGCGCAGCTGGCCAGCGCCTACCGCGCCAAGCATGGGGTCTCGAAGGAAGACCTCAAGCGCGCCATCGCCCACGTTTCGGTCAAGAGCCACGCCAACGGCGCCAAGAACCCCAAGGCCCACCTGCGCAAGCCGATCACCGAGGAGCAGGCCCTCAATGCGCCGCTGATCGCCGAACCGCTGGGCCTGTTCGACTGCTGCGGCGTCTCGGACGGCGCGGCGGCGGCGATCGTCACCACGCCGGAGATCGCCCGCGCGCTGGGCAAGCACGATCTTGTCACCGTGAAGGCCCTGCAGCTGTCGGTCTCGAACGGCTACGAGAGCCAGTACAACGGCTGGGACGGTAGCCACTTCCACACCGCCCGGATCGCCGCCGGCAAGGCCTACAAGGAGGCCGGCATCGAGCGCCCGCGCGAGCAGATTTCGATGATGGAGGTGCACGACTGCTTCTCCGTCACCGAGCTGGTCACGATGGAGGACCTGTTCATCTCGCCCGAGGGGAAGGGCTGGCGTGACGTCCTGGACGGCTTCTATGACGCCGACGGCGGCGTGCCGTGCCAGATCGACGGCGGCCTGAAGTGCTTTGGGCACCCGATCGGCGCGTCGGGCTTGCGGATGCTCTACGAGATGTACCTGCAGCTTCAGGGCCGCGCGGGGGAGCGACAGCTGGCCAACCCGGTTTTCGGCATGACCCACAACCTGGGCGGCGCGCCGGCGAGCAACGTCTGTTCAGTCGCCATCATTGGCCAGGAAGGGGCTTAA
- a CDS encoding amino acid ABC transporter ATP-binding protein, with protein MSAIDAKSLKKSFGDTPVLAGVDLTVSPGEVVAIIGPSGSGKSTLLRCLAGLEPLNGGHLTIAGVTADAKVALAKTLNGRVGFVFQSFNLFPHRTALENVIEGPIVVRKQPPAQARAKALALLEKVGLSDRANAYPAALSGGQQQRCAIARALAMDPEVILFDEPTSALDPELVGEVLAVIRDLAVEKRTMVIVTHQMDFARDVADRTIFMDGGVIVEQGPSRRLLASPREERTRRFLARSGVLQP; from the coding sequence ATGAGCGCGATCGACGCCAAGTCCCTGAAAAAGAGCTTCGGAGACACCCCTGTCCTGGCTGGCGTCGACCTGACCGTCTCCCCTGGCGAGGTCGTCGCGATCATTGGGCCCAGTGGGTCGGGCAAGAGCACCCTGCTCCGCTGCCTTGCGGGCCTTGAGCCGTTGAACGGCGGCCACCTGACGATTGCGGGCGTCACCGCCGACGCCAAAGTCGCCCTGGCCAAGACGCTGAACGGTCGAGTCGGGTTTGTCTTTCAGAGCTTCAACCTGTTTCCGCACCGGACAGCGCTGGAAAACGTGATCGAAGGTCCGATCGTCGTCCGCAAGCAGCCCCCCGCCCAAGCCCGCGCGAAGGCTTTGGCCCTGCTGGAAAAGGTCGGATTGTCGGATCGCGCGAACGCCTATCCCGCCGCATTGTCGGGCGGCCAGCAACAGCGCTGCGCCATCGCGCGCGCCCTGGCCATGGATCCCGAAGTCATTCTCTTCGACGAGCCCACGTCCGCTCTGGATCCTGAACTGGTGGGCGAGGTGCTGGCGGTTATCCGAGACCTGGCCGTCGAGAAGCGCACCATGGTGATCGTCACTCACCAGATGGATTTCGCCCGAGACGTGGCCGATCGCACGATTTTCATGGACGGCGGCGTGATCGTCGAGCAAGGACCGTCTCGTCGGCTCCTCGCATCGCCGCGCGAAGAGCGGACCCGGCGCTTCCTGGCCAGATCGGGCGTTCTCCAGCCATAA
- a CDS encoding DUF6285 domain-containing protein, which translates to MISHPTAAELAAGLAAFAAEPATPGDARHVFLSRVAENARAILAREAEHGARLQAEATERLAALLGQTGDFETLNDQLCQALRQSKMAPLAPELLAHLRATAIGQIAIDQPSYGGLAALLDVSDRT; encoded by the coding sequence GTGATCAGCCATCCTACCGCCGCGGAGCTGGCCGCAGGGTTGGCCGCCTTTGCAGCCGAACCCGCCACGCCTGGCGACGCGCGTCATGTCTTTCTCTCGCGTGTCGCCGAGAACGCGCGGGCGATTCTGGCGCGCGAAGCCGAGCACGGCGCCAGGCTGCAAGCCGAAGCGACCGAACGCCTGGCCGCCCTGCTGGGCCAGACGGGCGACTTCGAAACCCTGAACGATCAACTGTGCCAGGCGCTAAGGCAGAGCAAAATGGCGCCGCTGGCCCCGGAGCTGCTGGCTCACCTGCGAGCCACGGCTATCGGCCAGATCGCTATCGACCAGCCAAGCTATGGCGGGCTAGCCGCCTTGCTCGACGTTAGCGACAGGACTTAG
- the tcyL gene encoding cystine ABC transporter permease: protein MDTSLDLLRQSAPLLLKGASYTIVLSVLGMSIGVVLGFGLALMRLSRSALLRWPAGVYVSAFRGTPLLVQLFLIYYGLPQFGLEMPPLLAAGIGFSLNVAAYSCEILRSALAAVDKGQWEAASVLGMSRGQALRRVILPQAARTAVAPLSNSFISLVKDTSLAATIQVPELFRQAQLITARTYEIFTMYLAAAAIYWILSTMLAAVQTRLERRAAEGRR, encoded by the coding sequence ATGGACACCAGCCTCGATCTGTTGCGCCAATCCGCGCCGCTTCTTCTAAAGGGCGCGTCTTACACGATCGTCCTGAGCGTCCTCGGCATGAGCATCGGGGTCGTTCTGGGCTTCGGGCTCGCCCTGATGCGCCTGTCGCGGTCGGCGCTGCTGAGATGGCCGGCGGGCGTCTATGTGTCGGCGTTTCGCGGCACACCCCTGCTGGTGCAACTGTTCCTGATCTATTACGGCCTGCCGCAATTTGGCCTGGAGATGCCGCCGCTGCTGGCGGCGGGCATCGGCTTTTCGCTGAACGTGGCCGCCTATAGTTGCGAGATCCTGCGCAGCGCCTTAGCCGCTGTCGACAAGGGCCAGTGGGAAGCCGCCAGCGTGCTGGGCATGAGCCGGGGTCAGGCCCTGCGCCGTGTGATCCTGCCCCAGGCGGCCCGCACCGCCGTCGCGCCGCTTTCCAACAGCTTCATCAGCCTCGTGAAGGACACCTCACTGGCCGCGACCATCCAGGTGCCCGAGTTGTTCCGCCAGGCGCAGTTGATCACCGCCCGAACCTACGAGATCTTCACGATGTATCTGGCTGCGGCGGCGATCTACTGGATCCTGTCCACGATGCTGGCGGCCGTGCAGACTCGCCTCGAACGTCGCGCAGCGGAGGGTCGCCGATGA
- a CDS encoding DUF808 domain-containing protein, with amino-acid sequence MPSGLAALLDDVAAITKIAAASLDDVGAAAGKAGTKAVGVVVDDAAVTPGYAMGFTPDRELPIVWKIALGSLRNKLIFLLPGALLLSAFAPWAVTPILMVGGAYLAFEATEKVLEAFTPQAEGEAIEELALSGPALEKQKVDGAIRTDLILSGEIMAIALAEVANLGLAMQAAALALVGVLLTIGVYGAVALIVKMDDIGLHLSRRPNKGAQAFGRGLVKAMPVTMEALTLIGTAAMLWVGGGIIVHGLEKFHLTPIPHWVEGLSHWAGQAPIVGPVAGWLAFALGSAVVGLAIGGVLAGIMHLWHHRKGAQAH; translated from the coding sequence ATGCCCTCCGGCCTTGCCGCGCTGCTCGATGATGTCGCGGCCATCACCAAGATCGCCGCCGCCTCGCTGGACGACGTCGGCGCCGCTGCGGGAAAGGCCGGGACCAAGGCGGTGGGCGTGGTGGTCGACGACGCCGCCGTGACGCCGGGTTACGCGATGGGTTTCACGCCCGACCGCGAGCTGCCGATCGTCTGGAAGATCGCGCTGGGGTCACTACGCAACAAGCTGATTTTCCTTTTGCCGGGCGCCTTGTTGTTGTCGGCCTTCGCCCCCTGGGCGGTGACGCCCATCCTGATGGTCGGTGGGGCCTACCTGGCCTTCGAGGCGACCGAGAAGGTGCTCGAGGCCTTTACGCCTCAGGCCGAGGGGGAAGCGATCGAGGAGCTCGCGCTCAGCGGTCCGGCCCTGGAGAAGCAGAAGGTCGATGGCGCGATCCGCACCGATCTGATCCTGTCGGGTGAGATCATGGCCATCGCACTGGCCGAGGTCGCGAACCTCGGGCTCGCCATGCAGGCCGCAGCGCTTGCTCTGGTCGGCGTTCTGCTCACCATCGGCGTTTATGGCGCGGTCGCGTTGATCGTGAAGATGGATGACATCGGTCTTCACCTGTCTCGCCGTCCGAACAAGGGCGCTCAGGCCTTCGGCCGAGGCCTCGTCAAGGCCATGCCGGTGACCATGGAGGCCCTGACCTTGATCGGCACGGCGGCCATGCTCTGGGTGGGCGGCGGCATCATCGTCCACGGACTGGAGAAGTTCCACCTGACGCCGATCCCGCACTGGGTTGAGGGACTTTCGCATTGGGCTGGCCAGGCCCCGATCGTGGGGCCGGTCGCAGGATGGCTGGCCTTCGCGCTAGGCTCGGCGGTCGTGGGTCTGGCGATCGGTGGCGTGCTCGCGGGGATCATGCACCTCTGGCATCATCGCAAGGGCGCTCAGGCGCATTGA